The following are from one region of the Pectobacterium actinidiae genome:
- the lptC gene encoding LPS export ABC transporter periplasmic protein LptC codes for MSKTKRWLTAFLALLVLILIGWNIADEDTVAAPDANDPAVPVYTSEKTNTQVYSPAGKLSYRLISEKAEYFNDEQLSWFTTPVATLFNEQGTATWSVRADRAKLTKDKMLYLYGNVEVDSLTKDAQLQRITTNNAQVNLATQDVSSDDEVTLSGASFTSSGMKMRGNLRNKTAELIEKVKTSYEIQNQ; via the coding sequence ATGAGTAAAACCAAGCGTTGGCTCACCGCTTTTCTGGCCCTGTTGGTGCTTATCCTCATCGGCTGGAATATTGCGGATGAGGACACGGTAGCCGCACCGGATGCAAACGACCCCGCCGTGCCGGTTTATACCAGCGAAAAGACCAACACGCAGGTATATAGCCCTGCGGGTAAACTGAGCTACAGACTGATTTCGGAAAAAGCGGAGTATTTCAACGACGAGCAGTTGAGCTGGTTTACGACTCCCGTTGCCACGTTGTTCAATGAACAGGGCACGGCAACCTGGTCAGTACGCGCCGATCGCGCCAAGCTGACAAAAGACAAGATGCTCTATCTGTACGGCAACGTCGAGGTGGATAGCCTGACGAAAGACGCACAGCTCCAGCGCATCACAACGAACAATGCCCAAGTGAATCTGGCGACGCAGGACGTCTCTTCCGATGATGAAGTCACCCTGTCCGGTGCCAGCTTTACCTCAAGCGGAATGAAAATGCGCGGGAATCTGCGTAACAAAACGGCCGAGTTGATCGAAAAGGTAAAAACCTCTTATGAAATCCAAAACCAATAA
- the kdsC gene encoding 3-deoxy-manno-octulosonate-8-phosphatase KdsC encodes MSEVRAQTDTCYGPVDQQVLDKAREVRLLICDVDGVMSDGLIYMGNHGEELKAFNVRDGYGIRCLLTSDIEVAIITGRSAKLLEDRCKTLGINHLYQGQSDKVLAFNDLLDKLSVTANQVAYIGDDMIDWPVMAQVGLSVAVADAHPLLLPRADYVTRIAGGRGAVRELCDLILFSQDKLEHAKGLSI; translated from the coding sequence ATGAGTGAAGTCAGGGCGCAAACCGATACCTGCTATGGACCTGTCGATCAACAGGTACTGGATAAAGCCCGTGAGGTTCGCCTGTTAATTTGCGACGTTGACGGCGTGATGTCCGATGGTCTGATTTATATGGGCAACCACGGCGAAGAGCTGAAAGCCTTTAACGTCCGCGACGGCTATGGTATTCGCTGCTTGCTGACGTCCGATATTGAGGTTGCCATCATTACCGGACGTTCAGCAAAATTGCTGGAAGATCGGTGTAAGACACTGGGCATTAACCATCTTTATCAGGGGCAATCGGATAAGGTTTTGGCCTTCAACGATCTGTTGGATAAACTGTCGGTAACGGCAAATCAGGTCGCGTATATCGGCGACGATATGATCGACTGGCCAGTGATGGCTCAGGTTGGGCTGAGCGTTGCCGTGGCTGATGCCCATCCGCTGTTATTACCGCGCGCAGATTATGTCACCCGCATTGCGGGAGGCCGTGGCGCAGTGCGTGAGCTGTGTGATTTGATTCTGTTCTCGCAGGACAAGCTGGAGCATGCCAAAGGGTTGTCAATATGA
- the kdsD gene encoding arabinose-5-phosphate isomerase KdsD: MSQFEQDAHLKQQSDRALSDHASQADHSRHKAHELPADFDFQQAGKQVLSIERDGLAQLDQYIDDNFTLACKKIFHCEGKVVVMGMGKSGHIGCKIAATFASTGTPAFFVHPGEASHGDLGMVTPHDIVIAISNSGESHEILSLIPVLKRQKVFLICMTSAPESTMGKAADIHLCVHVPQEACPLGLAPTTSTTATLVMGDALAVALLQARGFTAEDFALSHPGGALGRKLLLRVSDIMHSGDEIPHVPHDASLRDALVEITRKNLGMTVICEADMKIQGIFTDGDLRRIFDMNIDLNSARIADVMTAGGIRVAPQTLAVDALNLMQSRHITSVLVAENDRLVGIVHMHDMLRAGVV, translated from the coding sequence ATGTCACAGTTTGAACAAGACGCTCACCTAAAACAGCAGTCTGACCGTGCACTATCCGATCATGCATCACAAGCCGATCACTCGCGACACAAGGCTCATGAACTACCCGCGGATTTCGATTTCCAGCAGGCCGGCAAGCAGGTACTGAGTATCGAACGCGATGGGCTTGCGCAATTAGATCAATACATTGACGACAATTTTACCCTCGCCTGCAAAAAGATATTTCACTGCGAAGGCAAAGTAGTGGTGATGGGAATGGGCAAATCCGGCCATATAGGCTGCAAGATTGCTGCGACCTTCGCCAGCACCGGTACACCTGCTTTTTTTGTTCATCCCGGCGAAGCCAGCCACGGTGACCTCGGCATGGTGACACCGCACGATATCGTGATCGCCATCTCCAATTCTGGCGAATCGCATGAAATTCTGTCGCTGATTCCCGTCCTGAAACGCCAGAAAGTGTTCCTGATCTGCATGACCAGCGCACCCGAAAGTACGATGGGTAAGGCAGCGGATATTCACCTGTGCGTTCACGTCCCACAAGAAGCCTGCCCGCTCGGTCTGGCACCCACCACCAGCACCACCGCAACGCTGGTCATGGGAGATGCGCTGGCCGTAGCCCTGTTACAGGCGCGCGGCTTTACCGCCGAAGATTTCGCGCTTTCTCACCCCGGTGGCGCACTCGGCCGCAAACTTTTACTGCGCGTCAGCGATATCATGCATTCAGGTGACGAGATTCCCCATGTCCCACACGATGCTTCGCTGCGTGATGCGCTAGTGGAAATTACGCGCAAAAATCTGGGTATGACGGTAATCTGCGAGGCGGATATGAAAATTCAGGGCATCTTTACCGATGGTGACCTGCGCCGCATCTTCGACATGAATATTGACTTGAACAGCGCGCGTATTGCTGATGTGATGACCGCGGGCGGCATCCGGGTCGCACCGCAAACGCTGGCGGTGGATGCACTTAACCTGATGCAGTCGCGCCACATCACCTCAGTGCTGGTGGCAGAAAACGATCGTCTGGTCGGGATCGTCCATATGCACGATATGCTGCGGGCTGGCGTGGTTTAA
- a CDS encoding calcium/sodium antiporter, with amino-acid sequence MLFATLLLFVGLLLLVYGADRLVYGAAVLARSLGLPPFVIGITIVGFGTSLPELIVSVTAALNDQNDMAVGNVLGSNITNILLILGSAALIRPLTVHSAILRRELPLMLSVTLLCGVLLHDSYLSRTDGIMLLFAAILCLVLILRMAQQAQREGGDSLTREQLAELPQDDSSQMVAVLWLILGMIILPMAARMVVDNATVIARYFDVSELTIGLTILAIGTSLPELATAIVGTLKKEDDIALGNLIGSNIFNIAIVLGVPALLSPGALNPQIFQRDYWVMLAASVLLTALCLSKKRRIGQGAGALLCCAFIVYLTVLFCFS; translated from the coding sequence ATGCTGTTTGCAACACTACTCTTGTTCGTTGGTTTGCTATTACTGGTTTACGGTGCCGATCGTCTTGTCTATGGTGCCGCCGTGCTTGCGCGTTCTCTCGGCTTACCTCCTTTCGTTATCGGTATCACCATTGTCGGCTTCGGCACCTCGCTACCGGAGTTGATTGTTTCGGTGACTGCCGCCCTGAACGATCAGAACGACATGGCCGTCGGTAATGTTCTGGGCTCCAATATCACCAATATTTTACTCATTCTCGGCAGCGCAGCACTCATTCGCCCACTCACGGTACATTCGGCCATTTTGCGCCGGGAATTGCCGCTCATGTTGTCCGTCACTTTATTGTGTGGCGTTTTACTGCATGATAGCTACCTGAGCCGCACCGACGGCATAATGCTGCTCTTTGCCGCCATTCTGTGTCTGGTGTTGATACTTCGCATGGCACAACAGGCGCAGCGGGAAGGCGGTGATAGCCTGACTCGCGAACAGCTGGCAGAACTCCCGCAGGATGACAGCAGCCAGATGGTCGCCGTGCTGTGGTTGATTCTAGGCATGATTATTTTACCTATGGCCGCCCGTATGGTGGTGGATAACGCCACCGTCATTGCACGCTACTTTGATGTTAGCGAGTTGACTATCGGGCTGACCATATTGGCGATTGGCACCAGCCTGCCTGAGCTTGCTACCGCTATCGTCGGGACGCTGAAGAAAGAAGATGATATTGCGCTGGGCAACCTGATTGGCTCGAACATTTTTAATATCGCGATTGTTCTGGGCGTCCCTGCACTGCTTTCGCCGGGTGCACTGAACCCTCAGATTTTTCAGCGCGACTATTGGGTCATGCTGGCGGCAAGCGTGCTGTTAACCGCACTGTGCCTCAGCAAAAAACGCCGCATAGGACAGGGCGCAGGCGCATTATTATGCTGCGCGTTTATTGTTTACCTTACGGTGTTGTTCTGTTTTTCATAA
- the mlaF gene encoding phospholipid ABC transporter ATP-binding protein MlaF translates to MNHEATNLVEIRGLSFRRGEREIFTDITLNVPKGKVTAIMGPSGIGKTTLLRLIGGQLPPDSGEIWFDGENIPTLSRSELYNARKKMSMLFQSGALFTDLNVFDNVAWPLREHTQLPESLLRSIVMMKLEAVGLRGAAELMPAELSGGMARRAALARAIALDPQLIMFDEPFVGQDPITLGTLVKLIDELNHALGVTCIVVSHDVPEVMSIADYAYIVADKRVVAEGTADELRANNDPQVRQFLDGIADGPVPFRFPAGDYKTSLLGSGG, encoded by the coding sequence ATGAACCATGAGGCAACTAATCTGGTCGAGATCCGTGGTCTTAGCTTTCGGCGCGGAGAGCGAGAGATTTTTACGGACATCACGCTGAATGTGCCTAAAGGCAAGGTCACTGCGATCATGGGGCCTTCCGGTATCGGTAAAACCACGCTGTTGCGCCTGATTGGCGGACAGCTACCGCCAGACAGCGGCGAAATCTGGTTTGATGGCGAGAATATCCCGACGCTGTCGCGCAGCGAACTGTACAACGCGCGCAAGAAAATGAGCATGTTGTTTCAGTCCGGTGCGTTATTCACCGATTTGAACGTGTTTGATAATGTCGCCTGGCCGCTGCGTGAACATACCCAACTACCGGAATCCTTGCTGCGTAGCATTGTCATGATGAAGCTGGAAGCCGTGGGGCTACGCGGTGCGGCGGAGCTGATGCCAGCAGAGCTTTCCGGCGGCATGGCGCGGCGTGCGGCGCTGGCGAGAGCTATTGCGCTCGATCCACAGTTGATTATGTTTGATGAGCCTTTTGTCGGGCAGGATCCGATTACATTGGGGACGCTGGTGAAGCTCATCGACGAGCTGAACCATGCATTGGGTGTGACCTGCATTGTGGTTTCTCACGATGTGCCAGAGGTGATGAGCATCGCTGATTACGCCTATATCGTGGCCGACAAGCGGGTGGTGGCTGAAGGAACGGCGGATGAACTGAGGGCGAACAATGACCCGCAGGTTCGTCAGTTTCTGGATGGTATCGCCGACGGGCCAGTGCCTTTCCGTTTTCCTGCGGGTGACTATAAAACGTCGCTGCTAGGTTCAGGGGGTTAA
- the mlaE gene encoding lipid asymmetry maintenance ABC transporter permease subunit MlaE, producing MLLRTLASLGRQGISTSASFGRAGLMLFNALVGKPEFRKQWPLLVKQLYSVGVQSLLIIIVSGLFIGMVLGLQGYIILTTYSAEASLGMMVALSLLRELGPVVTALLFAGRAGSALTAEIGLMKATEQLSSMEMMAVDPLRRVVAPRFWAGLISMPLLAVIFVAVGIWGGALVGVDWKGIDSGFFWSAMQGAVDWRQDVLNCVIKSIVFAITVTWIALFNGYDAIPTSEGISRATTRTVVHSSLAVLGLDFVLTALMFGN from the coding sequence ATGTTATTACGGACGTTGGCGTCGTTGGGGCGTCAGGGAATTTCCACCAGTGCCTCGTTTGGGCGCGCCGGGCTGATGCTGTTTAATGCGCTGGTGGGTAAACCCGAATTCAGAAAACAGTGGCCGCTGCTGGTGAAACAGCTGTACAGCGTTGGCGTGCAGTCGCTGCTGATCATTATAGTTTCCGGTCTATTCATCGGTATGGTGCTAGGGTTGCAGGGCTATATCATCCTGACGACTTACAGCGCCGAGGCCAGCCTGGGCATGATGGTGGCGCTGTCGCTGCTGCGTGAGCTTGGTCCGGTGGTGACGGCATTACTGTTCGCCGGACGTGCGGGTTCCGCACTGACGGCGGAAATTGGCCTGATGAAGGCAACAGAGCAGCTCTCCAGCATGGAGATGATGGCGGTCGATCCGCTGCGTCGCGTGGTTGCGCCGCGTTTCTGGGCGGGGTTAATCAGCATGCCGCTGCTGGCGGTGATTTTTGTCGCGGTGGGCATTTGGGGAGGCGCGTTGGTCGGTGTGGACTGGAAAGGCATCGACAGTGGGTTCTTCTGGTCTGCCATGCAGGGCGCGGTTGACTGGCGTCAGGATGTGTTGAACTGCGTGATTAAAAGTATCGTATTTGCGATTACCGTGACCTGGATTGCACTGTTTAACGGCTATGACGCGATCCCGACGTCTGAGGGGATCAGCCGTGCAACGACACGAACCGTCGTGCACTCGTCGTTAGCGGTACTGGGATTGGATTTTGTGCTGACAGCACTGATGTTTGGGAACTGA
- the mlaD gene encoding outer membrane lipid asymmetry maintenance protein MlaD: protein MQTKKTEVWVGVFMLIALAAILFLCLKVADLKAIGSEPTYRLYATFDNIGGLKARSPIRIGGVVIGRVADISLDEKTYLPRVAMDIQQRYDHIPDTSSLAIRTSGLLGEQYLALNIGFEDEEMGTAILKDGGVIQDTKSAMVLEDLIGQFLYKSGSNSEDNAGQSGSEPGADPAATPEHNNEPVPSHP from the coding sequence ATGCAAACAAAGAAAACTGAAGTCTGGGTTGGTGTGTTTATGTTGATCGCGCTGGCTGCTATCCTCTTTTTATGCCTGAAAGTAGCCGATCTCAAAGCGATCGGTAGCGAGCCGACGTATCGCCTGTATGCGACGTTTGACAACATTGGCGGGCTGAAAGCGCGTTCTCCGATCAGAATTGGTGGGGTAGTTATTGGCCGTGTAGCGGATATTTCGCTGGACGAGAAAACGTACCTGCCGCGCGTGGCGATGGATATTCAGCAGCGCTACGATCATATTCCTGATACCAGCTCTCTGGCCATTCGTACCTCCGGCTTGCTGGGCGAACAGTATCTGGCACTGAACATTGGGTTTGAAGATGAGGAAATGGGCACTGCGATCCTGAAAGACGGTGGTGTGATTCAGGACACGAAGTCAGCCATGGTGCTTGAAGATCTCATCGGTCAATTCCTATATAAGAGCGGCAGCAATAGCGAAGATAATGCCGGTCAATCGGGTTCGGAGCCGGGTGCCGATCCTGCGGCAACTCCTGAGCACAATAACGAACCTGTTCCTTCACATCCATAA
- the mlaC gene encoding phospholipid-binding protein MlaC, with amino-acid sequence MFKRLLMVALLVVAPLANAADQTNPYRLMNEAAEKTFNRLKNEQPQIKQNPDYLRTIVREELLPYVQVRYAGALVLGRYYKDATPAQRDAYFKAFEAYLEQAYGQALALYHGQTYQIVPEQPLGNANIVPIRVTIVDNGGRPPVRLDFQWRKNSQTGNWQAYDMIAEGVSMITTKQNEWATILRQKGVDGLTQQLESSAKQTITLDQKK; translated from the coding sequence ATGTTTAAACGTTTACTGATGGTGGCTTTACTGGTGGTGGCGCCATTAGCCAACGCGGCGGATCAAACGAACCCCTATCGTTTAATGAATGAAGCGGCGGAGAAAACCTTTAATCGTTTGAAAAATGAGCAGCCACAAATTAAACAAAATCCTGACTATTTACGCACAATCGTACGTGAAGAACTTCTGCCGTATGTTCAAGTGAGATATGCCGGCGCACTGGTTCTGGGCCGTTACTACAAAGATGCAACGCCAGCACAGCGTGATGCTTATTTCAAAGCGTTTGAAGCTTATCTGGAGCAGGCCTACGGCCAGGCTCTGGCGCTGTACCACGGTCAGACCTATCAGATCGTTCCTGAGCAGCCGCTGGGTAACGCCAATATTGTGCCTATTCGCGTCACCATCGTTGATAACGGTGGCCGACCTCCGGTACGCCTGGATTTTCAATGGCGTAAGAACAGTCAAACGGGTAACTGGCAGGCGTACGACATGATTGCTGAGGGTGTCAGTATGATCACCACGAAGCAGAACGAGTGGGCGACAATACTGCGTCAGAAAGGCGTTGATGGCCTGACTCAGCAGTTGGAGTCCTCGGCGAAGCAGACCATCACGTTGGATCAGAAAAAGTAA
- the mlaB gene encoding lipid asymmetry maintenance protein MlaB, with translation MANALNWQAQDATLALTGDLDRETLLPFWQQRESLLADKTTLDVSGLHRVDSAGLALLMHVYQQPSSGGEIAIVGASERLKTLIALYNLNEIIPVS, from the coding sequence ATGGCGAACGCATTGAACTGGCAGGCACAGGACGCCACGCTGGCGTTAACGGGCGATCTGGATCGTGAAACGCTGTTACCGTTCTGGCAGCAGCGTGAATCGTTGCTGGCGGATAAAACCACGCTGGATGTGTCTGGACTCCATCGCGTTGATTCTGCCGGGTTAGCATTGCTGATGCACGTTTATCAGCAGCCGTCTTCAGGCGGAGAGATAGCGATTGTCGGTGCCAGCGAGCGGCTAAAAACGCTTATTGCGCTCTATAATCTGAATGAAATCATTCCTGTGTCTTAA
- the ibaG gene encoding BolA family iron metabolism protein IbaG — protein sequence MENNEIKDVLMNALALEEAHVSGDGSHFQVIVVGGLFAGMSRVKKQQAVYAPLMEYIADNRIHALSIKAYTPEEWQRDRKLNGF from the coding sequence ATGGAAAATAACGAAATTAAAGACGTGCTGATGAATGCATTGGCACTGGAAGAAGCCCATGTTTCTGGTGATGGCAGCCATTTTCAGGTCATCGTAGTGGGCGGACTTTTTGCTGGAATGAGCCGAGTCAAAAAACAGCAGGCTGTTTATGCGCCGCTGATGGAGTACATCGCGGATAACCGTATTCACGCGCTGTCGATCAAGGCCTATACGCCAGAAGAGTGGCAACGCGACCGTAAACTGAACGGCTTCTAA
- the murA gene encoding UDP-N-acetylglucosamine 1-carboxyvinyltransferase, translating into MDKFRVQGPTRLAGEVTISGAKNAALPILFAALLAEEPVEIQNVPKLRDIDTTMKLLGQLGARVERNGSVHVDASDVNVFCAPYDLVKTMRASIWALGPLVARFGQGQVSLPGGCAIGARPVDLHIYGLEQLGAQIVLEEGYVKATVDGRLKGAHIVMDKVSVGATVTIMSAATLAEGTTIIENAAREPEIVDTANFLNTLGAKISGAGTDKITIEGVARLGGGVYRVVPDRIETGTFLVAAAVSRGQIICRNTRPDTLDAVLAKLREAGAEIEIGEDWISLDMHGKRPKAVTVRTSPHPGFPTDMQAQFSLLNLVAEGTGVITETIFENRFMHVPELIRMGAQAEIESNTVICHGVDKLSGAQVMATDLRASASLVLAGCIAEGVTIVDRIYHIDRGYDRIEDKLRALGANIERVKEHE; encoded by the coding sequence ATGGATAAATTTCGTGTTCAGGGCCCAACCCGCTTAGCGGGTGAAGTGACCATTTCTGGCGCCAAGAATGCTGCGTTGCCCATCCTGTTCGCTGCGTTGCTCGCAGAAGAGCCAGTAGAAATTCAGAACGTACCGAAACTGCGCGACATTGATACCACCATGAAGCTGCTGGGGCAGTTGGGTGCGCGCGTTGAGCGTAATGGTTCCGTCCATGTGGATGCCAGTGATGTAAACGTGTTCTGCGCGCCGTACGATCTGGTGAAAACCATGCGCGCCTCTATCTGGGCTTTAGGGCCGCTGGTGGCGCGTTTTGGTCAAGGTCAGGTTTCACTGCCCGGCGGCTGTGCGATTGGCGCGCGCCCGGTAGATTTGCACATTTACGGCCTTGAGCAGCTCGGTGCGCAGATCGTACTGGAAGAAGGCTATGTTAAAGCGACGGTTGATGGCCGCCTGAAAGGTGCGCACATCGTGATGGACAAAGTGAGCGTGGGTGCCACGGTGACCATCATGAGCGCGGCGACGCTGGCGGAAGGCACCACGATTATTGAGAACGCGGCGCGTGAACCCGAGATTGTCGATACGGCCAACTTCCTGAATACGCTGGGTGCGAAAATCAGCGGCGCAGGCACGGATAAAATCACCATTGAAGGCGTTGCGCGTCTGGGTGGTGGTGTCTATCGCGTGGTGCCTGACCGTATTGAAACCGGGACATTCCTGGTCGCGGCTGCGGTATCTCGTGGTCAGATTATTTGCCGTAATACACGTCCTGATACGCTGGATGCGGTATTGGCGAAGCTGCGCGAAGCGGGCGCAGAGATCGAAATCGGTGAAGATTGGATCAGTCTGGATATGCACGGTAAGCGCCCGAAAGCCGTTACCGTTCGCACGTCACCGCACCCAGGTTTCCCGACGGATATGCAGGCGCAGTTCAGCCTGCTGAATCTGGTTGCGGAAGGGACAGGCGTGATTACCGAAACCATCTTCGAAAACCGCTTCATGCATGTGCCTGAGCTTATCCGTATGGGTGCACAGGCGGAAATTGAGAGCAATACGGTGATTTGCCACGGCGTCGATAAGCTGTCTGGTGCGCAGGTGATGGCGACCGACTTACGTGCGTCAGCCAGTCTGGTGTTAGCAGGCTGTATCGCGGAAGGGGTGACGATAGTGGATCGTATTTATCACATCGATCGTGGCTATGACCGTATCGAAGATAAGCTGCGTGCGTTAGGTGCGAATATCGAGCGCGTTAAAGAGCACGAGTAA
- the degS gene encoding outer membrane-stress sensor serine endopeptidase DegS produces the protein MLAKLLRSALFGALVAGIILAVLPFVGSGTSFLKGNDKNTDGSPISYHQGVSHAAPAVVNIYNRVAKEDKPNEVAIHPLGSGVIMNEKGYILTNKHVINNVQQIQIELSDGRLYEARVIGSDSLTDLAVLQIDGVNLPVIPMNPDRVPHVGDVVMAIGNPYNLGQTVTQGVISATGRVSLSAYGQQRSQVGRQNLLQTDASINHGNSGGALVNTLGELVGINTLSFDKSNNGETPEGISFAIPVALATKVMGKLIRDGRVVRGYIGINGVQLESIETSSPTNSSGAQGRLSGILVQTIDPGGPADKAGIHIEDVIVSVNNKPARSIIETMEQVSEIRPGTVIPVTIERDKKQFTLQMTIQEFPTQ, from the coding sequence ATGCTTGCTAAGTTATTACGTTCAGCGCTCTTTGGTGCCCTCGTCGCCGGTATTATTCTGGCCGTACTGCCCTTTGTCGGGTCTGGCACGTCGTTTCTGAAAGGCAATGACAAAAATACTGATGGTTCGCCTATAAGCTACCATCAGGGCGTCAGCCATGCGGCGCCTGCTGTGGTGAACATTTATAACCGGGTTGCCAAGGAGGACAAACCCAACGAAGTCGCCATTCATCCTCTCGGATCCGGCGTCATCATGAATGAAAAAGGGTATATTTTAACCAACAAGCATGTGATTAATAACGTGCAACAAATCCAGATAGAGCTGTCAGACGGCAGGCTGTACGAAGCCCGCGTGATCGGCTCCGATAGCCTGACTGACCTGGCCGTGTTGCAAATTGATGGCGTCAATCTGCCGGTGATTCCCATGAATCCAGACCGCGTACCGCACGTCGGCGATGTCGTGATGGCGATCGGCAACCCTTATAATCTGGGGCAAACCGTCACTCAAGGCGTCATCAGCGCCACGGGTCGCGTCAGCCTCAGCGCTTATGGCCAACAAAGAAGCCAGGTAGGACGACAGAACTTGCTGCAAACCGATGCATCAATCAATCACGGAAATTCCGGCGGGGCGCTGGTCAACACACTCGGTGAACTGGTCGGTATTAATACCCTCTCTTTTGATAAAAGTAACAATGGCGAAACACCAGAAGGCATTAGCTTCGCGATTCCTGTCGCACTGGCAACCAAGGTGATGGGCAAACTCATCCGCGATGGCCGCGTAGTTCGCGGCTATATTGGCATCAATGGCGTACAGCTCGAGAGCATTGAAACCAGCAGTCCGACCAATAGCAGCGGAGCACAGGGAAGATTAAGCGGGATTCTCGTTCAGACTATCGACCCAGGCGGCCCGGCAGATAAAGCAGGTATCCACATTGAGGACGTCATCGTTAGCGTGAATAATAAGCCTGCACGCTCGATTATTGAAACCATGGAACAGGTTTCGGAAATTCGCCCCGGCACCGTCATTCCCGTCACGATTGAACGTGATAAAAAGCAATTCACGCTACAAATGACAATTCAGGAATTTCCTACCCAATAG
- the degQ gene encoding serine endoprotease DegQ codes for MKKTSLLFSALAMSIGLTLSTLPAANAALPAVVQGQQTPSLAPMLEKVLPAVVSVHVEGTQVQRQRVPEEFKFFFGPNFPTDKQNSRPFEGLGSGVIIDAAKGYVLTNNHVINNADKIRVQLNDGREYEAKLIGRDEQTDIALLQLNNAKNLVSVKMADSDQLRVGDFAVAVGNPFGLGQTATSGIISALGRSGLNLEGLENFIQTDASINRGNSGGALVNLNGELIGINTAILAPGGGNIGIGFAIPSNMAQNLAQQLVEFGEVKRGLLGIKGSEMTSEMAKAFNVDAQRGAFVSEVLPKSAASKAGIKAGDVLTTLDGKPISSFAELRAKVGTTAPGKTVKIGLLRDGKPQEVSVVLDNSSSASTSAETLSPSLQGASLTNGQLKDGSKGVQIDNVAKDTPAAQVGLQKGDIIIGVNRERIENITQLRKLLEAKPSVLALNIVRGEETIYLLLR; via the coding sequence ATGAAAAAAACATCATTATTATTTAGTGCACTGGCAATGAGTATCGGTTTGACCCTGTCCACGCTTCCGGCAGCGAATGCTGCGCTGCCTGCCGTGGTTCAAGGCCAACAGACGCCAAGTCTGGCCCCAATGCTGGAGAAAGTCTTGCCAGCCGTCGTCAGCGTGCACGTTGAAGGTACACAGGTACAGCGTCAGCGCGTACCGGAAGAGTTCAAGTTCTTCTTTGGCCCTAACTTCCCGACGGACAAACAAAATTCGCGTCCGTTTGAAGGGCTGGGTTCTGGCGTCATTATTGACGCTGCAAAAGGTTACGTGCTTACCAACAATCACGTGATCAATAACGCCGACAAGATCCGCGTTCAGCTTAATGACGGACGTGAATATGAGGCGAAATTGATTGGTCGCGATGAGCAGACCGATATCGCCCTGCTACAGCTGAATAACGCCAAGAACCTGGTCTCTGTCAAAATGGCCGACTCCGATCAACTGCGCGTCGGTGATTTCGCCGTTGCCGTGGGTAACCCATTCGGCCTTGGTCAGACCGCAACGTCCGGTATTATCTCCGCACTGGGACGTAGCGGCCTGAATCTTGAAGGGTTAGAAAACTTCATCCAGACCGATGCATCCATCAACCGCGGTAACTCCGGCGGTGCACTGGTGAACCTCAACGGTGAGCTGATCGGTATCAACACAGCGATCCTGGCGCCGGGCGGCGGAAACATCGGCATCGGTTTCGCTATCCCCAGCAACATGGCCCAGAATCTGGCACAGCAGTTGGTTGAATTTGGCGAAGTGAAACGTGGGCTGCTCGGTATCAAAGGCAGTGAGATGACGTCTGAGATGGCGAAAGCCTTCAACGTCGACGCACAGCGCGGTGCCTTCGTCAGCGAAGTCTTACCGAAGTCTGCCGCATCCAAAGCCGGTATTAAGGCAGGCGATGTATTGACGACGCTCGATGGTAAACCGATCAGCAGCTTTGCAGAACTGCGAGCCAAAGTCGGCACTACCGCGCCGGGCAAGACCGTGAAAATCGGCCTGCTGCGTGATGGCAAGCCGCAGGAAGTTTCCGTCGTGTTGGATAACAGCTCATCGGCATCAACGAGCGCTGAAACGCTTTCACCGTCATTGCAGGGTGCTTCTCTGACCAATGGTCAATTGAAAGACGGTAGCAAAGGCGTACAGATTGATAACGTCGCTAAGGACACACCTGCTGCGCAGGTCGGTCTGCAAAAAGGCGATATCATCATCGGCGTAAACCGCGAGCGCATTGAAAACATCACGCAACTGCGCAAACTGCTGGAAGCGAAGCCTTCCGTTCTAGCCTTGAATATCGTTCGTGGCGAAGAAACGATTTACCTGCTGCTACGTTAA